A window of Streptomyces gilvosporeus contains these coding sequences:
- the nirD gene encoding nitrite reductase small subunit NirD, protein MTTATTTEVATTDAAESTTVEILGPDGWLPVCTLDRLSPGRGVAALLPDGAQAALFTDRAGRAYAIGNRDPFTGAQVLSRGLTGTAAGRPYVASPLLKQRFDLASGECLDDPSVSVPTYSVRTRGGA, encoded by the coding sequence ATGACCACCGCCACCACCACTGAGGTCGCCACGACGGACGCGGCCGAGAGCACCACGGTGGAGATCCTCGGCCCCGACGGCTGGCTCCCCGTGTGCACCCTGGACCGCCTGTCCCCCGGGCGCGGCGTGGCCGCCCTGCTGCCGGACGGTGCCCAGGCCGCCCTGTTCACCGACCGCGCGGGCCGCGCCTACGCCATCGGCAACCGCGACCCCTTCACCGGCGCCCAGGTCCTCTCCCGCGGCCTGACCGGCACCGCCGCGGGCCGCCCCTACGTGGCATCGCCGCTGCTCAAGCAGCGTTTCGACCTCGCCAGTGGGGAATGCCTGGACGATCCGTCGGTGTCCGTACCGACCTATTCGGTGCGGACCCGGGGCGGCGCCTGA
- a CDS encoding SRPBCC family protein gives MTTDPQDTTDTTDTKNASDTKDRIAREISIAAPVERVWAVLTEPAHVGSWFGQGEPTPVDLRPGGIMHLDHGEYGQFPTVIVTVDPPHVFAYRWASAHPGDVATEHNSTLVEFTLTPEGDGTRLRVVESGFARLSIPEERRRTASYESHSEGWSGQVENIRQYAERLTV, from the coding sequence ATGACCACCGACCCCCAGGACACCACCGACACCACCGACACCAAGAACGCGTCGGACACCAAGGACCGCATCGCACGCGAGATCAGCATCGCCGCGCCCGTGGAGCGCGTCTGGGCGGTGCTGACCGAACCCGCACACGTCGGCTCGTGGTTCGGCCAGGGCGAGCCCACGCCGGTCGATCTGCGGCCGGGCGGCATCATGCACCTGGACCACGGCGAGTACGGCCAGTTCCCGACGGTGATCGTCACGGTGGACCCGCCGCACGTCTTCGCCTACCGCTGGGCCAGCGCACACCCCGGCGACGTGGCGACCGAACACAACTCCACCCTCGTCGAGTTCACCCTCACCCCGGAGGGCGACGGCACCCGCCTGCGCGTGGTGGAATCCGGCTTCGCGCGCCTCTCCATCCCCGAGGAGCGCAGGCGGACGGCCTCCTACGAGAGCCACTCCGAGGGCTGGTCCGGGCAGGTCGAGAACATCCGGCAGTACGCGGAGCGGCTCACCGTATGA
- a CDS encoding ArsR/SmtB family transcription factor, translating to MTQRPDAPTDAVAEVLSALADPTRRRILDALADRGEATATALAAELPVSRQAIVKHLGILDRAGLVAGHRAGRESRYRVVPERLEATARWMDRVAADWDTRLAAIKRLAEGS from the coding sequence ATGACGCAGCGGCCCGACGCACCCACCGACGCCGTGGCGGAGGTGCTGTCCGCACTGGCGGACCCGACCCGCCGCCGGATACTCGACGCCCTCGCCGACCGCGGCGAGGCGACCGCCACGGCCCTGGCGGCGGAGCTGCCGGTCAGCCGCCAGGCCATCGTCAAACACCTGGGCATCCTCGACCGGGCGGGCCTGGTCGCCGGCCACCGGGCGGGCCGCGAGTCCCGCTACCGGGTCGTCCCCGAGCGCCTGGAGGCCACCGCCCGGTGGATGGACCGGGTCGCGGCCGACTGGGACACCCGTCTGGCGGCCATCAAGCGGCTGGCGGAGGGGAGCTGA